A genomic window from Nocardioides sp. BP30 includes:
- the hpf gene encoding ribosome hibernation-promoting factor, HPF/YfiA family: MEVVVTARNCEITDRYRAHVSEKLTRLEKHDHRIIRVHVEVDCEPNPRQHKGAVHVELTAFSKGPVIRAEACAEDKMGALDLALDKMAAQMRKAADRRRVHRGRHAPVSVGQALAEVPPEDTEETGDEALERKVGPISVVGDGPLVVREKSHSASPMTLDQALYEMELVGHDFFLFVDKETERPSVVYRRRGYDYGVITLELDAHE; the protein is encoded by the coding sequence ATGGAAGTTGTCGTCACGGCTCGCAACTGCGAGATCACCGATCGGTACCGAGCGCACGTCTCCGAGAAGCTCACCCGTCTGGAGAAGCACGACCACCGCATCATCAGGGTGCACGTCGAGGTCGACTGCGAACCCAATCCACGCCAGCACAAGGGCGCAGTGCACGTCGAGCTGACCGCTTTCTCCAAGGGCCCGGTCATCCGGGCCGAAGCATGCGCCGAGGACAAGATGGGGGCCCTCGACCTGGCGCTGGACAAGATGGCCGCCCAGATGCGCAAGGCGGCCGACCGCCGCCGCGTCCATCGGGGCCGCCACGCGCCGGTCTCGGTCGGACAGGCCCTCGCCGAGGTTCCGCCCGAGGACACCGAGGAGACCGGCGATGAAGCGCTGGAGCGCAAGGTCGGCCCGATCTCGGTCGTCGGTGACGGCCCGCTGGTGGTGCGGGAGAAGTCGCATTCAGCCTCGCCGATGACGCTCGACCAGGCCCTGTATGAGATGGAGTTGGTCGGCCACGACTTCTTCCTGTTCGTGGACAAGGAGACCGAGCGACCCTCGGTCGTCTACCGCCGCCGTGGCTACGACTACGGCGTGATCACCCTCGAACTCGACGCCCACGAGTAG
- a CDS encoding response regulator transcription factor: MPTTTAQPAEPVRVLVVDDQELFRRGLTMLLGAEPGIEVVGEAGDGDEGTALAESVAPDVVLLDIRMPKRSGLEACSTIKQVVPSAKIIMLTVSDEEADLYEAVKSGASGYLLKDSSIEEVSQAVRVVADGQSLISPSMAVKLIDEFKQMSRPERESPGGLRLTERELEVLRLVARGLNNREVAKQLFISENTVKNHVRNILEKLQLHSRMEAVMYAVREKLLDLP, translated from the coding sequence GTGCCCACCACCACCGCCCAGCCCGCCGAACCGGTCAGGGTCCTCGTCGTCGACGATCAGGAGCTGTTCCGCCGCGGTCTGACCATGCTGCTCGGCGCCGAGCCGGGGATCGAGGTCGTCGGCGAGGCCGGCGACGGCGACGAGGGGACAGCGCTGGCCGAGTCGGTCGCGCCCGACGTCGTGCTGCTCGACATCCGGATGCCCAAGCGCTCCGGCCTCGAGGCGTGCTCCACGATCAAACAGGTCGTGCCCTCGGCGAAGATCATCATGCTCACCGTCTCCGACGAGGAGGCCGACCTCTACGAGGCCGTCAAGTCGGGTGCCTCCGGCTACCTGCTCAAGGACTCCTCGATCGAGGAGGTGTCCCAGGCGGTCCGAGTGGTGGCCGATGGGCAGTCGCTGATCAGCCCGTCGATGGCGGTCAAGCTGATCGACGAGTTCAAGCAGATGTCGCGCCCCGAGCGGGAGAGCCCCGGCGGCCTGCGCCTGACCGAGCGCGAGCTCGAGGTGCTGCGGCTGGTCGCCCGTGGGCTGAACAACCGCGAGGTCGCCAAGCAGCTGTTCATCTCCGAGAACACCGTCAAGAACCACGTCCGCAACATCTTGGAGAAGCTGCAGCTGCATTCGCGGATGGAGGCGGTCATGTACGCCGTCCGGGAGAAGCTCCTCGACCTCCCCTGA
- a CDS encoding winged helix-turn-helix domain-containing protein — MESLSLAQARRIALAAQGFLDPPHEPPTMRTLQRTVDRTGVLQVDSVNVLQRAHFMPLYSRMGVYDVDLLRRASTGRSRRRLVEYWAHVQALMPVELWPVMQHRMQHYRDRRGKWSIVEAEPGLAESLVAEIRERGASTARELDAGLPRAKEHWGWNWSNARRVLDWLYTTGDLAIAGRTSQFEVLYDLPDRVIPAEILALPTPTPAEAHRELIRRAARSHGVATAADLRDYYRMGVADAAEAVRSLVEDGELLPVAVEGWRRPAYLHRDARLPRRVAARALLSPFDPVVWERARTEALFEFLYRIEIYTPAAKRVHGYYVLPFLLGDRIVGRVDLKADRPSRRLIVKGAYAEALAPPETVEHLGAELDRLAGWLGLEDIAVEMRGDLAAALAALPHG; from the coding sequence GTGGAGTCGCTCTCACTGGCCCAAGCGCGTCGGATCGCCCTCGCAGCGCAGGGGTTCCTCGACCCGCCGCACGAGCCGCCCACGATGCGCACCCTGCAGCGCACCGTCGATCGCACCGGTGTCCTGCAGGTGGACAGCGTCAACGTGCTGCAGCGGGCCCACTTCATGCCGCTCTACTCCCGGATGGGCGTCTACGACGTCGACCTGCTGCGGCGCGCCTCGACCGGTCGCAGCCGGCGGCGGCTGGTGGAGTACTGGGCGCACGTGCAGGCGTTGATGCCCGTCGAGCTGTGGCCGGTCATGCAGCACCGCATGCAGCACTACCGCGACCGGCGCGGCAAGTGGTCGATCGTCGAGGCCGAGCCCGGTCTGGCCGAGAGCCTGGTCGCGGAGATCCGTGAGCGCGGCGCCTCCACGGCACGTGAGCTCGACGCGGGGCTGCCCCGGGCCAAGGAGCACTGGGGATGGAACTGGTCCAACGCGCGCCGCGTGCTGGACTGGCTCTACACCACCGGTGACCTCGCGATCGCCGGCCGCACCAGCCAGTTCGAGGTGCTCTACGACCTGCCCGACCGCGTGATCCCCGCCGAGATCCTCGCCCTTCCCACGCCGACTCCCGCTGAGGCCCACCGCGAGCTGATCCGCCGCGCGGCCCGATCCCACGGGGTGGCGACCGCCGCCGATCTGCGCGACTACTACCGGATGGGGGTGGCCGACGCCGCCGAGGCGGTGCGGAGCCTGGTGGAGGACGGTGAGCTCCTGCCGGTGGCGGTCGAGGGCTGGCGGCGTCCGGCGTACCTGCACCGGGATGCGCGGCTGCCACGCCGGGTCGCGGCCCGTGCGCTGCTCAGCCCGTTCGATCCGGTGGTGTGGGAACGCGCGCGGACCGAGGCGCTCTTCGAGTTCCTGTACCGCATCGAGATCTACACGCCGGCAGCCAAGCGGGTGCACGGCTACTACGTGCTGCCGTTCCTGCTCGGCGACCGGATCGTGGGGCGGGTCGACCTCAAGGCCGACCGGCCGTCACGACGGCTGATCGTCAAGGGCGCGTACGCCGAGGCCCTCGCGCCGCCCGAGACAGTGGAGCACCTGGGGGCCGAGCTGGACCGGCTGGCCGGGTGGCTCGGGCTGGAGGACATCGCCGTCGAGATGCGCGGAGATCTGGCTGCGGCCCTCGCCGCATTGCCGCACGGGTAG
- a CDS encoding alpha/beta hydrolase — MRRSFRSIAVKGALAALVGAGLATVGAPIATAHAAAPQPTEQQIDQAATRVSAAQPARLPAYNPPSIKWGRCADTGLRKAHAVCGMLIVPLDYKRPHGTKIKLAVSKIKHKTSAAKYQGVMLVNPGGPGGSGLRLSQLGAAVPHGGGKPYDWIGFDPRGVGQSKPALRCDDDYLAGGRPSYDPAAGTEAFWSAKTAAYAHACKKESPARARLLRHDHTTDSVADMESLRKALHASKINYYGFSYGTYLGQVYATLHPNRVRRFVLDGVVDPRDVWYQSNLAQDTAFEANADTFFDWVAANDPTYHLGTSGTGVRQLYYTVLANLSQHPINGFGAADWNDVFTGAGYYVYDWDAYAHILVSAQKGDLAPAKAMYGDQSGPGADNEYAGYLAVQCTDASSPSWSQQLRDAAALAPRAPFLTWNNTWFNAPCRDWPVKPTRPVHVTGRHVPPILLIEETHDAATPWAGAIEVRKRFPKARLIEGVDGTTHAGSLSGVRCTDDRIAAYLLHGKLFKRKHGADRADLRCPPVPTPVPTPVSASGASSSRLAPGSTTVDPLGSLRSLIETAALGGR; from the coding sequence ATGCGCAGGTCGTTCAGGTCCATCGCGGTCAAGGGCGCCCTGGCAGCCCTGGTCGGAGCGGGTCTCGCCACGGTGGGGGCGCCGATCGCGACCGCCCACGCTGCGGCCCCCCAGCCGACCGAGCAGCAGATCGACCAGGCGGCGACCCGCGTGTCGGCCGCCCAGCCCGCCCGGTTGCCGGCCTACAACCCGCCCTCGATCAAGTGGGGCCGGTGCGCCGACACCGGTCTGCGCAAGGCCCACGCGGTGTGCGGCATGCTGATCGTTCCCCTCGACTACAAGCGGCCGCACGGGACGAAGATCAAGCTGGCCGTCTCGAAGATCAAGCACAAGACCAGCGCCGCGAAGTACCAGGGCGTGATGCTGGTCAACCCGGGCGGACCGGGCGGCTCGGGCCTCCGGCTCTCACAGCTGGGTGCGGCCGTGCCGCACGGTGGCGGGAAGCCCTACGACTGGATCGGCTTCGACCCCCGCGGCGTCGGCCAAAGCAAGCCGGCGCTGCGTTGCGACGACGACTACCTCGCGGGCGGTAGGCCCTCCTACGACCCTGCTGCCGGCACGGAGGCCTTCTGGTCGGCGAAGACCGCTGCGTACGCCCACGCCTGCAAGAAGGAGTCGCCGGCCCGCGCTCGCCTGCTCCGACACGACCACACGACCGACTCGGTGGCGGACATGGAGAGCCTGCGCAAGGCCCTGCACGCCTCCAAGATCAACTACTACGGCTTCTCCTACGGCACGTACCTGGGCCAGGTGTACGCGACGCTGCACCCCAACCGCGTCCGCCGCTTCGTCCTCGACGGCGTCGTCGACCCACGCGACGTCTGGTACCAGTCCAATCTGGCTCAGGACACCGCGTTCGAGGCCAACGCCGACACATTCTTCGACTGGGTCGCCGCGAACGACCCGACGTACCACCTCGGCACCAGCGGCACCGGCGTGCGCCAGCTCTACTACACCGTTCTCGCCAACCTCTCCCAGCACCCGATCAACGGCTTCGGTGCGGCCGACTGGAACGACGTGTTCACCGGCGCCGGCTACTACGTCTACGACTGGGACGCGTACGCCCACATCCTGGTCTCCGCCCAGAAGGGCGACCTGGCGCCGGCGAAGGCCATGTACGGCGACCAGAGCGGTCCGGGCGCGGACAACGAGTACGCCGGGTACCTGGCCGTCCAGTGCACCGACGCCTCCTCGCCGTCGTGGAGCCAGCAGCTGCGTGACGCAGCTGCGCTCGCTCCGCGGGCGCCGTTCCTGACCTGGAACAACACCTGGTTCAACGCCCCGTGCCGCGACTGGCCGGTCAAGCCGACGCGGCCGGTGCACGTCACCGGCCGGCACGTGCCCCCGATCCTGCTGATCGAGGAGACTCACGACGCCGCCACGCCTTGGGCAGGAGCGATCGAGGTGCGCAAGCGCTTCCCCAAGGCCCGCCTGATCGAGGGAGTGGACGGTACGACGCACGCGGGCTCGCTCTCCGGCGTGCGGTGCACCGACGATCGGATCGCGGCGTACCTGCTCCACGGCAAGCTGTTCAAGCGCAAGCATGGAGCCGACCGCGCTGACCTGAGGTGCCCGCCGGTTCCGACACCCGTCCCGACGCCGGTCAGTGCGTCCGGCGCGTCGTCCTCGCGGTTGGCGCCAGGCTCGACGACTGTCGATCCCCTGGGCAGCCTCCGCAGCCTCATCGAGACGGCTGCCCTCGGCGGCCGGTGA
- a CDS encoding ComF family protein gives MTPHDAYADLMLGASCLGCGVAGRMLCARCAAALPVTAYDTRPVPCPAGLARVVAAAPYEGVIRAMVIGLKERRLLGLSRPLGDLLALSVGRLVEGTAYPQASVVLVPVPSRRSSVRARGLDSTRAMTLRAARTLRAARARTVAVAPVLSTRAGLQDQAGLDAADRAANLAGALTCPTRGLRRLARAHPRALVVLCDDVLTTGATAREAQRALAEVGLPIVGIATVAATTRRTFPIHPPGELSSRPRGN, from the coding sequence ATGACCCCGCACGACGCCTATGCCGACCTGATGCTCGGCGCATCGTGCCTGGGGTGCGGCGTGGCCGGACGGATGCTGTGCGCGCGTTGCGCGGCGGCGCTGCCTGTGACGGCGTACGACACCCGGCCGGTCCCGTGCCCGGCGGGCCTGGCGCGGGTGGTGGCAGCGGCGCCGTACGAGGGGGTGATCAGGGCGATGGTGATCGGGCTCAAGGAGCGACGGCTGCTCGGGCTGAGCCGCCCCCTGGGGGACCTGCTGGCGTTGTCGGTGGGCCGGCTGGTCGAGGGCACGGCTTATCCGCAGGCCTCGGTGGTGTTGGTGCCGGTGCCCTCGCGTCGCAGCAGCGTGCGGGCCCGCGGTCTCGACAGCACCCGGGCCATGACGCTGCGGGCGGCTCGCACGCTGCGGGCCGCGCGGGCCCGCACGGTCGCGGTGGCTCCGGTGTTGAGCACCCGGGCCGGCCTGCAGGACCAGGCCGGCCTCGACGCCGCCGACCGGGCGGCGAACCTCGCGGGCGCGCTGACCTGCCCGACCCGGGGACTGCGCAGGCTGGCGCGCGCCCATCCTCGGGCCCTGGTCGTGCTGTGCGACGACGTGCTGACCACCGGCGCGACGGCCCGTGAGGCGCAACGGGCCCTGGCCGAGGTCGGCCTGCCGATCGTCGGCATCGCGACAGTGGCGGCGACGACGCGCCGGACTTTTCCCATCCATCCCCCCGGAGAACTTTCGTCGCGACCCCGGGGGAACTAA
- the secA gene encoding preprotein translocase subunit SecA, whose protein sequence is MAILDKILRIGEGKILRQLEVVAKQVNALEPEFEKMTDEELQAMTAEFRERYAAGEALDDLMPEAFATVREASRRVLGMRHFDVQIMGGAALHLGNIAEMKTGEGKTLVATLPAYLNAIAGEGVHVVTVNDYLATYQSEQMGRVYHWLGLTVGVITPDLDPPARRAAYNCDITYATNNELGFDYLRDNMAGSIEDLVQRGHFFAVVDEVDSILIDEARTPLIISGPTEDDVKWYDEFARIAANMQIDVHYEVDEKKRTISVLEDGITVVEDSLGIENLYDSVNTPLISFMNNSIKAKELFRRDKEYVVQDGEVLIVDEHTGRILSGRRYNDGLHQAIEAKEGVEVKEEYQTLATITLQNYFRMYDKLSGMTGTAMTEASEFDKIYGLGVVPIPTNKPAARIDQADLVYRTEEAKYDAVVEDIVERHAKGQPVLVGTVSVEKSEYLGHKLRQRGVAHTVLNAKFHADEAKIVALAGHKGAVTVATNMAGRGTDIMLGGSVEFLADQELRKRGLEPTGETAEAYQEAWQPTVESFKERVATEHDEVTALGGLYVIGTERHESRRIDNQLRGRSGRQGDPGESRFYLSLQDELMRLFKSDWVDRILVMLKIPDDVPIENKRVTNAIASAQAQVESQNFESRKNVLKYDDVMDRQRKVIYAERREVLAGRDIEEQVRTFIDDTVTGIVTGATQDFAEEWDLDQLWTDLRQLWPVSFGPEKLIEEVGEKANLEREEIIAALKEDAQAAYDSREEQVGEEVMRELERQVLLSVLDRKWREHLYEMDYLREGIYLRAYSQRDPLVEYQKEGFEMFATMMDGIKEESVGFLFNLEVEVEEHGDHQHLTITGLPDSGVEDDEDDDDDEAGHDHDGHDHAAEAESMVAPQFRAKGLERPNTPQQLSYSAPAEDGEAAVVTQGRPKVDPYAGVGRNQPCPCGSGKKFKQCHGAVDR, encoded by the coding sequence GTGGCCATTCTCGACAAGATCCTCCGCATCGGCGAAGGAAAGATCCTGCGCCAGCTCGAAGTGGTCGCCAAGCAGGTCAACGCTCTCGAGCCCGAGTTCGAGAAGATGACCGACGAGGAGCTCCAGGCCATGACGGCGGAGTTCCGGGAGCGGTATGCGGCCGGCGAGGCTCTCGACGACCTCATGCCGGAGGCGTTCGCCACCGTTCGCGAGGCCTCCCGCCGCGTCCTGGGGATGCGCCACTTCGACGTCCAGATCATGGGTGGCGCCGCGCTCCACCTCGGCAACATCGCCGAGATGAAGACCGGTGAGGGCAAGACCCTCGTCGCCACGCTCCCGGCGTACCTCAACGCCATCGCCGGTGAGGGCGTGCACGTCGTCACCGTCAACGACTACCTGGCCACCTACCAGTCCGAGCAGATGGGCCGTGTCTACCACTGGCTGGGTCTGACGGTCGGCGTCATCACACCCGACCTGGACCCGCCGGCCCGGCGCGCGGCGTACAACTGCGACATCACCTACGCGACCAACAACGAGCTCGGCTTCGACTACCTGCGCGACAACATGGCGGGCTCGATCGAGGACCTGGTGCAGCGCGGCCACTTCTTCGCCGTGGTCGACGAGGTCGACTCGATCCTCATCGACGAGGCCCGCACGCCGCTGATCATCAGCGGTCCCACCGAGGACGACGTCAAGTGGTACGACGAGTTCGCCCGGATCGCCGCGAACATGCAGATCGACGTCCACTACGAGGTCGACGAGAAGAAGCGCACCATCTCGGTGCTGGAGGACGGCATCACCGTCGTCGAGGACTCGCTCGGCATCGAGAACCTCTACGACAGCGTGAACACTCCGCTGATCTCGTTCATGAACAACTCCATCAAGGCCAAGGAGCTGTTCCGGCGCGACAAGGAGTACGTCGTCCAGGACGGCGAGGTGCTCATCGTCGACGAGCACACCGGCCGCATCCTCTCCGGCCGTCGCTACAACGACGGCCTCCACCAGGCGATCGAGGCCAAGGAGGGTGTGGAGGTCAAGGAGGAGTACCAGACCCTCGCGACCATCACCCTGCAGAACTACTTCCGCATGTACGACAAGCTCTCCGGCATGACCGGTACGGCCATGACCGAGGCGAGCGAGTTCGACAAGATCTACGGCCTCGGCGTGGTGCCGATCCCGACCAACAAGCCGGCTGCGCGCATCGACCAGGCCGACCTCGTCTACCGGACCGAGGAGGCCAAGTACGACGCGGTGGTGGAGGACATCGTCGAGCGGCACGCGAAGGGCCAGCCCGTGCTGGTCGGCACCGTCTCGGTGGAGAAGTCGGAGTACCTGGGCCACAAGCTGCGCCAGCGAGGCGTGGCGCACACGGTGCTCAACGCGAAGTTCCACGCCGACGAGGCGAAGATCGTTGCTCTGGCCGGGCACAAGGGCGCCGTCACTGTCGCGACCAACATGGCCGGTCGAGGCACCGACATCATGCTCGGTGGCTCGGTGGAGTTCCTCGCCGACCAGGAGCTGCGCAAGCGCGGGCTGGAGCCGACCGGCGAGACGGCGGAGGCCTATCAGGAGGCCTGGCAGCCGACCGTCGAGTCCTTCAAGGAGCGCGTCGCCACCGAGCACGACGAGGTCACCGCCCTCGGCGGCCTGTACGTGATCGGGACCGAGCGGCACGAGTCGCGCCGGATCGACAACCAGCTGCGCGGCCGTTCGGGCCGTCAGGGCGACCCGGGCGAGTCCCGGTTCTACCTCTCGCTGCAGGACGAGCTCATGCGGCTGTTCAAGTCCGACTGGGTGGACCGCATCCTGGTCATGCTGAAGATCCCGGACGACGTGCCGATCGAGAACAAGCGCGTCACCAACGCGATCGCCTCGGCGCAGGCGCAGGTGGAGTCGCAGAACTTCGAGTCGCGCAAGAACGTCCTCAAGTACGACGACGTGATGGACCGGCAGCGCAAGGTCATCTACGCCGAGCGTCGGGAGGTGCTCGCCGGCCGCGACATCGAGGAGCAGGTCCGCACGTTCATCGACGACACCGTCACCGGCATCGTCACCGGCGCGACCCAGGACTTCGCCGAGGAGTGGGACCTCGACCAGCTGTGGACCGACCTGCGCCAGCTGTGGCCGGTCTCGTTCGGTCCGGAGAAGCTGATCGAGGAGGTCGGCGAGAAGGCCAACCTGGAGCGTGAGGAGATCATCGCCGCGCTCAAGGAGGATGCCCAGGCTGCCTACGACAGCCGCGAGGAGCAGGTCGGCGAGGAGGTCATGCGCGAGCTCGAGCGGCAGGTGCTGCTGTCGGTGCTCGACCGCAAGTGGCGTGAGCACCTCTACGAGATGGACTACCTGCGCGAGGGCATCTACCTGCGCGCCTACAGCCAGCGCGATCCTCTGGTCGAGTACCAGAAGGAGGGCTTCGAGATGTTCGCCACCATGATGGACGGCATCAAGGAGGAGTCCGTCGGCTTCCTGTTCAACCTCGAGGTCGAGGTCGAGGAGCACGGCGACCACCAGCACCTCACCATCACCGGCCTGCCTGACAGCGGCGTCGAGGACGACGAGGACGATGACGACGACGAGGCTGGCCACGACCACGACGGCCACGACCACGCCGCCGAGGCCGAGTCGATGGTGGCGCCGCAGTTCCGGGCCAAGGGCCTGGAGCGACCGAACACTCCGCAGCAGTTGAGCTACAGCGCCCCGGCCGAGGACGGCGAGGCGGCCGTGGTGACCCAGGGCCGGCCGAAGGTCGACCCGTACGCCGGCGTCGGGCGCAACCAGCCCTGCCCGTGCGGCTCAGGCAAGAAGTTCAAGCAGTGCCACGGAGCGGTCGACCGCTGA
- a CDS encoding Rv3235 family protein produces MTEWDEARQVPRRVGIAEVQGTLALELQPREAPPYGLPRSTRWCTATDACDGDHAADGRCRPEERRHAGATARSDTHDTEDAHTDDTDHAAGVVPIDRARRRTHHDLDGWVSRFAQAAVEIVGGDRPVSQLLRWTSADVYAELERRAVLVARAGHHQPGQGRVQPVRPKVLSAHSFFVTPQVVEASVHVRYGARSRALAARFETRQGRWVCTALEWA; encoded by the coding sequence ATGACCGAGTGGGACGAGGCCAGGCAGGTTCCCCGTCGGGTCGGGATCGCGGAGGTGCAGGGCACGTTGGCGCTGGAGCTGCAGCCGCGCGAGGCGCCGCCGTACGGGCTGCCGCGCAGCACCCGGTGGTGCACAGCGACGGATGCGTGCGACGGCGACCACGCGGCCGACGGGCGGTGCCGACCCGAAGAGCGCAGGCATGCCGGCGCGACCGCCCGGAGCGACACCCACGACACCGAAGACGCCCACACCGACGACACCGACCACGCCGCGGGGGTCGTCCCGATCGATCGTGCCCGGCGCCGGACGCACCACGACCTCGACGGATGGGTGAGTCGGTTCGCACAGGCCGCGGTCGAGATCGTCGGCGGTGATCGCCCGGTGAGCCAGCTCCTACGCTGGACGAGCGCCGACGTCTATGCCGAGCTCGAGCGTCGCGCCGTCCTGGTCGCCCGGGCCGGCCACCACCAACCGGGACAGGGCCGCGTGCAGCCCGTCCGCCCGAAGGTGCTCAGCGCGCACTCCTTCTTCGTCACCCCGCAGGTGGTCGAGGCCAGCGTCCACGTCAGGTACGGCGCCCGCTCGCGGGCCCTGGCCGCGCGCTTCGAGACCCGGCAGGGCCGGTGGGTGTGCACCGCGCTGGAGTGGGCCTGA
- a CDS encoding HNH endonuclease signature motif containing protein encodes MHQIQAALATIAAALDDATDANPVFLGTSEKRDVLAALMRSRARLEELYLRVVASADDMAAEVGARDVAAWLVAQHRVESPTAHATLRLARELEGRPVVRARLARGAFSLEHARVILRGLEDLPDDLPAEVLARAEVTLCDLASEHRPKDLRRLTNHLLEVIAPEVAEAAEAAAIQRLEEQAQARATLSITDQGDGTTRIHGIVPATVGHRLRTYLQAYTQPRVAALEADGKVQPRSRLLAHAFAQLLENTDPTRLPAHGGDATTVVVTMTLDQLQADLGVAWLDDGTPISTGETRRLACTAGIIPAVLGGNSEPLDLGRTRRLFTPTQRKALALRDKHCRTEGCTVPAPWCDAHHDHPWSTGGHTDLNHGSLLCGHHHRRAHDPTYATIRLPDGRYRFRHRAAGHGRSPASLRGEFHPHTPDPTVKVPTTNPVLTDSGSIVTDPLRSAEAPTG; translated from the coding sequence ATGCATCAGATCCAGGCGGCACTCGCCACGATCGCTGCTGCCCTCGATGACGCCACGGACGCGAACCCGGTCTTCCTGGGAACGAGTGAGAAGAGAGACGTGCTCGCCGCGCTGATGCGGTCCCGGGCGCGGCTCGAGGAGTTGTACCTGCGGGTGGTCGCCTCCGCTGACGATATGGCCGCCGAGGTCGGGGCTCGCGATGTCGCGGCCTGGCTGGTGGCGCAGCACCGGGTCGAGAGTCCTACTGCGCACGCCACGCTGCGGTTGGCCCGGGAGTTGGAGGGTCGGCCGGTGGTGCGGGCGAGGCTCGCGCGCGGTGCGTTCAGTCTCGAGCACGCCCGGGTGATCCTCCGTGGGCTGGAGGACCTGCCCGACGACCTACCCGCCGAGGTGTTGGCGCGGGCGGAGGTCACGCTGTGCGACCTCGCGAGTGAGCACCGGCCCAAGGACCTGCGCCGCCTCACCAACCACCTGTTGGAGGTCATCGCCCCCGAGGTCGCCGAAGCCGCCGAAGCCGCAGCGATCCAGCGGCTCGAAGAACAGGCCCAAGCGAGAGCGACGCTGTCGATCACCGACCAAGGCGACGGGACGACCCGGATCCACGGCATCGTCCCCGCGACGGTCGGGCATCGGTTGCGGACCTACCTGCAGGCCTACACCCAACCCCGAGTAGCCGCCCTGGAGGCCGACGGCAAGGTCCAGCCCCGCAGCCGGCTCCTCGCCCACGCGTTCGCCCAACTCCTGGAGAACACCGACCCCACCCGACTCCCCGCCCACGGCGGCGACGCCACCACGGTGGTCGTCACCATGACGCTGGACCAGCTACAGGCCGACCTCGGTGTCGCATGGCTCGACGACGGCACCCCCATCAGCACCGGCGAGACCCGACGCCTCGCCTGCACCGCGGGGATCATCCCCGCCGTCCTCGGCGGCAACTCCGAACCCCTCGACCTCGGCCGCACCCGAAGACTCTTCACCCCAACCCAACGCAAAGCCCTCGCGCTACGCGACAAACACTGCCGCACCGAGGGCTGCACCGTCCCCGCACCCTGGTGCGACGCCCACCACGACCACCCCTGGTCAACCGGCGGCCACACCGACCTGAACCACGGATCCCTGCTCTGCGGACACCACCACAGACGCGCCCACGACCCCACCTACGCGACGATCAGGCTCCCCGACGGGCGCTACCGCTTCCGGCACAGAGCGGCCGGGCACGGACGCTCGCCAGCCTCGCTTCGGGGCGAATTTCACCCGCACACTCCGGATCCGACTGTTAAGGTGCCGACGACCAACCCGGTGCTGACGGATTCCGGCTCCATCGTCACAGACCCGTTGCGCAGCGCGGAGGCCCCGACAGGCTGA